From the genome of Colletotrichum destructivum chromosome 10, complete sequence, one region includes:
- a CDS encoding Putative peptidase M19, metal-dependent hydrolase, producing the protein MPPSSEHKTVSVTRSGLLRRDGHPATSSNRRCRSCNVLQFLLLLPLITILGVTLRWCWPAGLKTLLDRVQYPALQTLGGVRHLKPIDGRVDHILRSTPLFDGHNDLAYFLRWAHSNRIYFENFTGPFEAGTLGGEVDLARLREGRVGGTFWSVFADCPKNGYSPDYRFKAIATTEAAVDVLDRLRAGYPSVFERPQDSSDSMAIFRSGRIISPLGLEGLHLIGDSFTKLRDYHARGVRYATLTHNCHNAYADAALAEVPGLGLAPAKPRWYGVSAAGHKLVREMNRLGIMVDLSHTSADTMRDVLGRPKKTQSEDKRPWEGSLAPPIFSHSNAFELCPHPRNVPDDVLRLVAARRGLVMVTFTPEFVSCFWPGNKPIHGDLPERYGPNLTVSQVVRHMRHIGDLIGYDYVGIGSDFDGVASTLPGLEDVSRFPDLVAEMLKQGIRDSDAEKIVGGNLLRVWKEVDAVAARMQADGEKPAEDDLPVLGNPWD; encoded by the exons ATGCCGCCATCATCGGAACACAAGACTGTATCAGTCACTCGTTCAG GCCTTCTCAGGCGCGACGGCCATCCTGCAACATCATCCAACCGTCGTTGTAGGTCATGTAATGTGCTCCAGtttctcctcctgctcccACTCATTACGATACTGGGAGTCACCTTGCGGTGGTGTTGGCCAGCAGGACTCAAGACGCTCCTAGACCGTGTACAATACCCCGCTCTTCAGACACTGGGCGGTGTCAGGCATCTCAAGCCCATAGACGGCCGTGTGGACCATATACTGCGCTCTACGCCACTCTTCG ATGGACACAACGACCTCGCGTACTTTCTACGGTGGGCTCACAGCAACCGCATATATTTCGAAAATTTCACCGGACCTTTCGAGGCGGGGActctgggcggcgaggttgaTCTGGCCCGACTTCGCGAAGGTCGAGTCGGGGGCACGTTCTGGTCCGTCTTTGCAGACTGTCCCAAGAACGGCTACTCGCCGGACTACCGTTTCAAAG CCATCGCAACCACCGAAGCCGCAGTGGATGTACTAGACAGGCTGCGCGCCGGCTATCCGTCCGTGTTCGAGCGCCCTCAGGACAGTAGCGACTCAATGGCCATATTCAGGTCCGGACGCATCATCTCGCCGCTGGGACTGGAAGGCCTCCACCTGATCGGAGACTCTTTTACCAAACTACGAGACTACCACGCCCGTGGCGTCCGCTACGCGACGCTGACGCATAACTGCCACAATGCCTACGCCGACGCGGCcctggccgaggtgcccGGGCTTGGTCTCGCTCCGGCCAAGCCGCGATGGTACGGTGTCAGTGCAGCTGGGCACAAGCTTGTGCGGGAGATGAACAGGCTCGGGATCATGGTTGACTTGAGCCATACGTCGGCCGACACAATGCGCGACGTCCTCGGACGTCCAAAGAAAACCCAGAGTGAGGACAAGAGGCCATGGGAAGGCAGCTTAGCGCCGCCAATATTCAGTCACAGCAATGCCTTCGAGCTATGTCCGCACCCACGCAATGTCCCAGACGATGTTCTGCGTCTCGTAGCTGCCCGTCGGGGTCTTGTTATGGTCACCTTTACGCCTGAATTCGTCAGCTGCTTCTGGCCAGGCAACAAGCCCATTCATGGTGATCTACCGGAGCGCTACGGGCCCAACTTGACCGTCTCCCAGGTGGTCCGCCACATGCGCCACATTGGCGATCTCATTGGTTATGACTACGTTGGGATCGGGAGCGACTTTGACGGGGTGGCTTCAACGCTTCCGGGTTTGGAAGACGTCTCGAGATTCCCGGACTTGGTCGCTGAGATGCTGAAGCAAGGAATCCGGGATAGTGATGCGGAAAAGATCGTCGGAGGGAACTTGCTGCGTGTTTGGAAAGAGGTCGACGCTGTCGCAGCCCGGATGCAAGCCGATGGGGAAAAGCCTGCAGAGGATGACTTGCCGGTACTTGGGAATCCATGGGACTAA
- a CDS encoding Putative hydroxylase/desaturase AsaB gives MSFRTNGGRLDQLATLQYFQWEEKFTKQKPYALLMKAPDDFPCVNYTYGPGPPEKVEDMRGREDEYTLDSHGFAVRSQVLPVIDFGGKHVEEDYLPMVHQLIHDECGSDAEVFIFDWRLRSSNEEKTKHDATEYVNIADPQLHLRPAIGAHVDQTPAAARRRVFHHMPDRAEHLLKSKRFRIINVWRSIALPVEDHPLACCDGSVVRPEDMVPVDSVRSSFIGESWQTMYRDHYRWYYMSKQTKDEPLLIKIFDSNVAAKAKCCPHTSFKISSAPESAAPRESIEVRALVFTDS, from the exons ATGTCCTTCCGCACCAATGGAGGACGTCTAGATCAGCTAGCGACGCTCCAGTATTTCCAGTGGGAGGAAAAGTTCACCAAGCAAAAACCATACGCCCTTCTGATGAAGGCCCCTGACGACTTCCCCTGCGTTAACTACACCTACGGGCCTGGCCCACCAGAGAAGGTGGAGGACATGCGGGGCCGCGAAGACGAATACACTCTCGACTCACATGGATTCGCGGTCCGGTCTCAGGTACTTCCCGTCATCGACTTTGGCGGGAAGCACGTCGAAGAGGACTACCTTCCGATGGTCCATCAACTGATCCACGATGAGTGTGGGTCAGATGCCGAGGTTTTCATCTTTGACTGGAGG CTTCGCTCTAGTAACGAGGAGAAGACCAAGCATGATGCGACGGAGTACGTCAATATTGCCGACCCTCAACTCCACCTCCGACCGGCTATTGGCGCACACGTTG ACCAAACACCGGCAGCGGCCAGACGCCGCGTCTTCCACCACATGCCGGACCGTGCGGAACACCTTTTGAAGTCCAAGCGGTTCCGAATCATAAA CGTCTGGCGTTCCATCGCTTTGCCTGTCGAGGACCACCCGTTGGCCTGCTGTGATGGCAGCGTGGTGCGCCCCGAGGACATGGTGCCAGTCGACAGTGTTCGTTCCTCGTTCATCGGCGAAAGCTGGCAGACCATGTACCGAGATCACTATCGGTGGTACTATATGAGCAAACAGACAAAGGACGAACCTTTGCTGATCAAGATCTTCGACTCCAATGTGGCTGCCAAGGCAAAAT GCTGCCCCCATACGTCTTTCAAGATTTCTAGCGCGCCAGAATCGGCTGCGCCCCGCGAAAGCATTGAAGTCAGGGCTTTGGTTTTCACTGATAGCTGA